A window of the Lolium perenne isolate Kyuss_39 chromosome 7, Kyuss_2.0, whole genome shotgun sequence genome harbors these coding sequences:
- the LOC127324044 gene encoding probable polygalacturonase, with amino-acid sequence MLYVPAGKWLTAPFNLTSHFTLFLHADAVILASQDITQWPVIDPLPSYGRGRDHAGGRYTSLIGGSNLTDVVITGNNGTIDGQGATWWSKYKSGKLKYTRGYLIELMHSDTIFISNVTLLNSPAWNIHPVYSRNIVIQGVTILAPTKSPNTDGINPDSCSQVRIEDCYVVSGDDCVAIKSGWDEYGIAVGMPSEHIVVRRLTCVSPTSAVIALGSEMSGGISDVRAEDITAVGTESAVRIKTAVGRGAYVRDVYARRMTLLGMKRVFWMTGDYKSHPDDKYDPTAVPVVENISYQDVVATGVWKEAARMEGIQGAPFKGICMANVTAEMTKARKVSWNCADVEGVSADVTPAPCAPLQGAHGGACPFPTDTLAIDEVTVQRCSYTLPRAPAAAVPGTN; translated from the exons atgCTGTACGTGCCCGCGGGCAAGTGGCTGACGGCGCCATTCAACCTCACCAGCCACTTCACGCTCTTCCTCcacgccgacgccgtcatcctcGCCTCCCAG GACATCACCCAGTGGCCGGTCATCGATCCTCTGCCATCCTACGGAAGGGGCAGGGATCACGCCGGCGGGCGGTACACGAGCCTCATCGGCGGCTCGAACCTCACGGACGTGGTGATCACCGGCAACAACGGCACGATCGACGGGCAGGGCGCGACGTGGTGGTCCAAGTACAAGTCCGGGAAGCTCAAGTACACCCGGGGTTACCTGATCGAGCTGATGCACTCGGACACCATCTTCATCTCCAACGTGACGCTGCTCAACTCGCCGGCGTGGAACATCCACCCGGTGTACAGCCGCAACATCGTCATCCAGGGGGTGACCATCCTGGCGCCGACCAAGTCGCCCAACACGGACGGCATCAACCCGGACTCGTGCTCGCAGGTCCGGATCGAGGACTGCTACGTGGTCTCCGGCGACGACTGCGTGGCCATCAAGAGCGGGTGGGACGAGTACGGCATCGCCGTGGGGATGCCGAGCGAGCACATCGTGGTGCGGCGCCTCACCTGCGTGTCGCCCACGAGCGCGGTGATCGCGCTCGGCAGCGAGATGTCCGGCGGGATCAGCGACGTGAGGGCCGAGGACATCACGGCGGTGGGCACGGAGTCGGCGGTGCGGATCAAGACGGCGGTGGGGCGCGGCGCGTACGTGCGGGACGTGTACGCGCGGCGGATGACGCTGCTCGGGATGAAGCGGGTGTTCTGGATGACCGGGGACTACAAGTCGCACCCCGACGACAAGTACGACCCGACGGCGGTGCCGGTGGTGGAGAACATCAGCTACCAGGACGTGGTGGCGACGGGGGTGTGGAAGGAGGCGGCGAGGATGGAGGGCATCCAGGGCGCGCCCTTCAAGGGGATCTGCATGGCCAACGTCACCGCCGAGATGACCAAGGCCAGGAAGGTGTCGTGGAACTGCGCCGACGTCGAGGGCGTGTCGGCGGATGTCACGCCGGCGCCGTGCGCGCCGCTGCAGGGCGCGCACGGCGGCGCCTGCCCGTTCCCGACCGACACGCTCGCCATTGACGAGGTCACGGTGCAGCGGTGCTCCTACACCCTCCCTCGTGCACCAGCTGCTGCAGTGCCAGGGACCAACTAG
- the LOC127324039 gene encoding allene oxide synthase 2, with translation MNEKKGIDSSEASREPRPVPGSYGMFPFISAVRDRLDFHYFQGPDKYFESRIEKYGSTVIRINVPPGPFMAPDSRVVAVLDAKSFPVLFDLTKVEKMNILSTYMPSTSLTGGFRVCAYLDPSEPTHAKVKQLLFNVLASRKDAVIPVFRSHFSSLLATVDSQLMLGGKSNFNTLSDTTCFEFLCDAYYGVLPSASGLGTSGPAKAAKWLLWQLHPLVTLGLPIILEELLLHMVHLPPFLVSGDYKALYKYFSAAASEALDEAERLGLPREEACHNLLFATVFNSYGAMKLLLPGILAHVAEAGEKFHRRLATEIRAAVADARGKVTMAAVEKMELTKSAVLEVLRLDTPVKRQFGRAKADLNIESHDAVFAVKKGEILFGYQPCATRDPRVFGATAGEFVGDRFLGEEGSKLLQYVYWSNGRETENPSVDNKQCPGKNLAVLVGRLLLVEVFLRYDTFTADIAKGPAAPTVEFIGVTKASSGPDLA, from the coding sequence ATGAATGAGAAGAAGGGCATCGACAGCAGCGAGGCTTCCCGTGAGCCGCGGCCGGTACCGGGTAGCTATGGCATGTTCCCGTTCATCTCGGCGGTGCGCGACCGCCTCGACTTTCACTACTTCCAGGGCCCTGACAAGTACTTCGAGTCGCGCATCGAGAAGTACGGCTCCACCGTCATCCGCATCAACGTGCCGCCGGGCCCGTTCATGGCGCCCGACTCACGcgtcgtcgccgtcctcgacgcCAAGAGCTTCCCGGTGCTGTTTGACCTCACCAAGGTCGAGAAGATGAACATCTTAAGCACCTACATGCCCTCCACCTCCCTCACAGGcggcttccgcgtctgcgcctaCCTCGACCCCTCCGAGCCCACCCACGCCAAGGTCAAGCAGCTGCTCTTCAACGTCCTGGCGTCACGCAAGGACGCCGTCATCCCGGTCTTCCGCTCCCATTTCTCCTCGCTCCTCGCCACCGTCGACTCGCAGCTCATGCTCGGAGGCAAGTCCAACTTCAACACCCTCAGCGACACCACCTGCTTCGAGTTCCTTTGCGACGCTTACTACGGCGTTCTCCCCTCCGCCTCCGGCCTCGGCACCTCCGGGCCGGCCAAAGCAGCAAAGTGGCTCTTGTGGCAGCTCCACCCCCTAGTAACGCTCGGCCTCCCCATTATCCTGGAGGAGCTGCTCCTGCACATGGTGCATCTCCCTCCCTTCCTCGTCAGCGGCGACTACAAGGCCTTGTACAAGTACTTCTCGGCCGCCGCCTCGGAGGCTCTCGACGAGGCCGAGCGCCTCGGGCTTCCGCGGGAAGAGGCGTGCCACAACCTTCTGTTCGCCACCGTGTTCAACAGCTACGGCGCCATGAAGCTGCTGTTGCCAGGGATCCTGGCGCACGTCGCCGAGGCGGGCGAGAAGTTCCACCGTAGGCTGGCCACGGAGATACGAGCTGCCGTGGCGGATGCCCGAGGCAAGGTGACGATGGCGGCGGTGGAGAAGATGGAGCTGACCAAGTCGGCGGTGCTGGAGGTGCTGCGGCTGGACACGCCCGTGAAGAGGCAGTTCGGACGCGCCAAGGCCGACCTGAACATCGAGAGCCACGACGCGGTGTTCGCCGTCAAGAAGGGGGAGATCCTCTTCGGGTACCAGCCCTGCGCTACCAGGGACCCTCGTGTGTTCGGCGCCACGGCGGGGGAGTTCGTCGGGGACAGGTTCCTCGGGGAGGAAGGGAGCAAGCTCCTCCAGTACGTGTACTGGTCCAATGGGCGGGAGACCGAGAACCCCAGCGTCGACAACAAGCAGTGCCCGGGAAAGAACCTGGCCGTGCTCGTCGGCAGGCTCCTGCTCGTCGAGGTGTTCCTCCGCTACGACACCTTCACCGCCGACATCGCTAAGGGCCCCGCTGCCCCCACGGTTGAATTCATCGGCGTCACCAAGGCCTCGTCCGGACCGGACCTTGCTTAA